In one window of Verrucomicrobiota bacterium JB022 DNA:
- a CDS encoding helix-turn-helix domain-containing protein yields MAAKSVFDFSILRELRKQHGLTMDEVSTRSGVSVAVISKLERNQSRAELETIYKLSRVFELSAADLLALAESPFAHRERETNYRSDGFQFRRISYANAIVLQGEAPAGAHVKRPEVHHDDYEVCWVTKGRLRLQLPHETYELEAGESLQFDAVLEHTYEALEDSALIIIHLRKEKRY; encoded by the coding sequence ATGGCCGCGAAAAGCGTGTTCGATTTCAGCATCCTGCGGGAGCTCCGGAAGCAGCACGGGCTGACGATGGACGAAGTGTCCACCCGGTCCGGCGTGTCCGTCGCGGTGATCTCCAAGCTGGAGCGCAACCAGTCCCGCGCGGAGCTGGAGACGATCTACAAGCTCAGCCGCGTGTTCGAGCTGAGCGCGGCCGACCTGCTCGCGCTGGCGGAGTCTCCCTTTGCCCACCGCGAGCGCGAGACGAACTACCGCTCCGACGGCTTCCAGTTTCGCCGGATCAGCTACGCCAACGCCATTGTGCTGCAAGGCGAGGCCCCCGCCGGCGCGCATGTGAAGCGCCCGGAAGTCCACCACGACGACTACGAAGTCTGCTGGGTGACGAAGGGCCGCCTGCGCCTGCAACTGCCGCACGAGACCTACGAACTGGAAGCGGGCGAGAGCCTGCAGTTCGACGCGGTGCTCGAGCACACCTACGAGGCGCTCGAAGACAGCGCGCTCATCATCATCCATTTGCGCAAAGAGAAGCGTTACTAA